Genomic segment of Anaerosporomusa subterranea:
CTAAGGTCGATCAAATCCTCTGGCGATTGACCATTGACGCTCAGCAGACGATCACCCGCGGTTAATCCTAAGCGTGCGGCCAGACTACCAGGGCGGACAGTGGCAATGATTCCTTGTTTTAGCAAAAAGTTCACCTCTCAACTGTATAGTATACCATTTCTGACCGGTTTTTTCCTGCAAACAATAACGGTGATGGCAAAAAAACCATCACCGTTGCGGAATTTGTGCATTTTTCCTTATTTTTTATCTGAATCATCATCTCGTTTGTCTTTTTTCCGACGCAGCGGTCCTAAAAAATTAGCAAATTCGGTGGTAAAAAACTGTTTTGCCTTGGACCCAGCTTCTTTCATACTACCGGTACTCAAGATTAGGAATAACGCTGCGCCGCCGACCAGCGCGGCCAGAATCCAGCCAATCGATTTAGTAGAACCGGACGCACCAGACGCTGTTGTTCCTGCGCCAGTTGGACCGTTCGGATTTGAAGGGGTGGCAGCTGTGTTGCCAAGTACGGCTGGCATGACATCAGAAAACTTAGCTACGCCTTTTTCAGCAGACTCACGGTCATTTGTATGTGCTCCCACCTCGATCAGCATGGATCGCGGATGCAGATCCTGGTTATAGTCGCCGCCCTTGGCGAAGAAGATGCCTTTAACCAGGCCAGGGTGCTTCTGGTCTGAAGTGGCTTTGATTTTCATGGCATAGTCTTCGATCTGCTTTCCAGTCGGACCGTATTTACCGACCACCAGCTGCACTTTGCTGATCTGCTCACCGTCAATCGTACCAGAATATACGTTAGGCGGCACTGCATCGCGGTGGACGTCAAATACTGCTGCCGGCTGGTCATTTTTAACGAGCTGCAGTGCAGTCCGGCGGGATCGTTCGTAGGCCATATCGTCGTGAGGGTCGTGTTTGGCATCAGAGAGAACCGGAGTTAGACCATTTTTCTTCAATCCTTCTGCGAAAGCGGCCCCCACTTTGTAAATTCCGCCTGCACCGAGCTTTGACTCCGAGCCGTCGGTCGGCACATAAGACTCATCAGAATGAGTGTGATAGATGGCGACTTTGCCGCCTTCCTCAGCCGCAGCTGCAATGCGGGGACGCAGCAATTTCACAAAAAAGCTGTCTTCTTTCGGCAGATAGAGAGATAGATTAACAGTGCCGATTAACTTGGCTTTTGCTGTATCGCCCTCGATGGTAATCACTTCATAACGTTTGTTTTGCTCTGTTAGAAATTGGTCGCCGACGCGAATGTTGCGTCCGGTTTCATAAACAGTGCTGCCAGCTTCATCAACGATGGTGAAATAGCCGCCGTCTCTGCGTTCATGGGCTAAGCCTGTCGAGCTGATCAAAATGCACAACGCCAGGGCAATGACAAAGCTAAGAGCTAGTTTCGTCCGACTTTTCATTATCCGCGGCCTCCTTTCCATCCGCAGTAGGCTTACCTTTTTTAGATTCGGGATAAATTTCCTTACTAAATTCGTAGAGCCCTTCAGGCCGATTGTTGCCGCGCACTGGGCCGCCTTGTAGTTTTTCGCGGGTCTCCCCCACTAGTTCAGCGATCATGACGCCGACAATGCCGGCGATGATGGTAACATCAAACGCCCCCGCACCGCCAAGATTAGTTGTGCCGGGAATACCCATCCGCATGATGGTAATCATGTGAACGATATCACTAAGAATGATGCCCAGCACGCCGCCAATAAAGGCACTGCGGCGGGATCTGCCCGCAATGTATGCAATCAAACCGGCCGCCAGACCATAGAGAAGTTTTGGATCGATGAACATATTCTCCGGTTCGTAGGGTAGATAGCGAGAGCCCAGCCAGACTGCGGCCGCCACCAGGATAGAAGCACTCACCGCCCGGACTTTTTCTCCGGGCTCATCTGCTTTCGCAATCAGCCACAGAGACAGAATAGCCGGCAACAACGCACCGCCTACGTTAATATTGACCTCCGTCGGCGAGCGCATAATCGGGATATCAATAAAACTGCCCAGGATAATGCCGCCGATAAACAACAGCGCCTGTTTGTCTGTGAGCCGCATTCTGTCGAGTATTCGCTGTGCCAAACCAAAATACACCAGCATGCCAACGATCAGCAACAGAATCATACCTATCGGCATATTCAAATGCAATCACCTCTTACCGTCTTTTACTGCGTACAATGATAGATTGCCCGGTAAGAAAATGATTCATGCGAAATGAAAGGAAAAAGACCGCCGTTACCTATGAGACTTTAAAACTATCAACGCCCTGACCCGCAAATTATTTCATTTTCGACCGGCGTTGGGGCACTGACTAGCCGGTTAAAATCCATAAGATAAGGCGGTTAAGCGAAAAACCGCTTAACCGCCTTATTGTTGGACTTTTTATTTGAAGGTTAAGTTTGGAGGAATTGAAGGATCCGCATTCTTGGCATTGCGAATAATCGGTGGTGCACACTCGATAACGACCCAGATTGCCAGGACGATATAAATCAGACACATGGCCGGTACAACAATATTTGTTCCAACAGGCATCGTGAAGACACCCTTTTTGAATGTATAGGATGTGAAGGTGCTGATCAAAGCCCAGCTGCTCATGAGGAACATGAAGATCGCCGGAATCAACGTTGCCACCCAAGCCTTTTTGTTTTTGGCGGTTCTTTGCAACCAGACGGTAATCCCGACGAGTGCCAGAGCAGCCAGCAACTGATTAGATGCACCGAAGGTCCTCCAGAACAGGCTCCAGATGGCAATCGGTTTTCCACTTGGATCCGTCAGGGTAATTGACATCAGGACCAGTGGGATCCCGCCAATCAACAGGGTCGAAATAATACGTCCAGACCAGCCTTTCCAACCGGTGAGTTCTTGGACGATGTAGCGGCCGAGTCGGGTGCAGATGTCCAGGGTGTCATAGACGAAAGTCGTGAACGCCATCAAACCGAAGGAAATACCAATAGCTTTGCTGATGCCGATTAATTCCATGAAAGAGCCAAGGCCATTGGCATAGATGAAGTTTGGTGATTTGCCGAGGAGAGCATCACCTTTTGGCAGAATCATAACACATGACAAAGCAATCAATGCGACAACTGATTCAGCCAGCATCATACCATAGCCGATGGGTTTGGCGTCACTTTCCTTCTTCAATTGTTTGGAGGTTGTTCCGGAACTTACCAAGCTGTGGAAACCAGAGCAAGCACCGCATGCCACCGTAATAAAGAGCATCGGGAACATTGGAGTCCAGAAGTTATCACCGCCGAATGCATTCGTCCAAGCCGGGAATTTCGTTTCAAACCCGCCGAAGAGGATGCCGATGAATGCTACGACGAGTGTTGCGTACAAGAAGTAACCGCCCAAGTGACCGCGCGGCTGCAAAAGAGCCCAGACAGGAACAATACCAGCAATGAAACAGTATACGATGATGATAACGTTCCATACTTTCTGAGCAGCTTGGGGAGTTTCCAGCCCCATAATAGTTTGCAAGTTGAACGGTATGTATGGGCCGATCCAAATTGAAACTGCAACCAGCGGCAGGAAGATGGCCGTTGCCACACCGAGACTCATTTTCGTGTATCTCAGCAAAAAGCCCATGATTACAGGCAGAATCAGGTATAAAATGGAAGAAGTAGCCGTTGCGCCGCCACCCACGACTGCATCGTCAGCAATAACTGTGTTGACAAAGGACGCAGTGGTAATATCTGTGAAAGCAACAATGATCATGATCAGAGTAAAGAAAATGAAAACATTGAAAAGAATCCAGACTCGGTTAGAAACATAATTTTTCATCGTGTCTGCAATACCAGACGCTTTACTGCGAATCGAAGCGACTAGTGCGCCCATGTCATGAAGACCGCCAATAAAAATCGTACCAATAATTATCCAAAGGAAAGTCGGAACCCAACCAAAGGTCATACCTGCTATAACCGGACCTGTTACCGGACCTGCAGCGGCGATGGCGGAAAAGTGCTGACCTGCTAAGTATTTTGCATCTGTCGGCTCATAGTCCACACCGTCTTCCAATTCAACAGCCGCGACGACTCTAGAATCATCAAGTTCGAATACTCTGTTGGAGACGAACTTTCCGTAGGTGAAGTACGCTATAACAAGAATCAGAGTCCCCAAGCCAACAACAGAAAGAATATTCATACTCTACCTCCTCTTGCATATATGCACAATCTTTCTCGCGATAAATCAAATCAACCCTCCTTAATTAATTTTGTCAGTTGCTCAATAAATTTAAATAATTTGATTCCTCAGACAAAATATACACCATTTTGGTTATAAATGTCAACATACTCTTTAGCCTAGCTCCGCTCACCCTAAAAAGCTATGCTGCGGCAAGAAGAGTAAACTTTTTTATGCTCCCCAACTTTGGCAAAGTCGCAAGAGAGACCCACAATTGCGCTATTTTTTTCTGTCTTTTGTACTGTTTTATGCAGAGTGCAAAGCTGAAAGAACCTATTCATTAGGTTCATCATCGTTCCTTGATTTAGCACTAGTAAAAGACAAAACCCGCTTCTAGGCCTTACGGCTTAAAAGCGGGTTTTGTCTATGGTCTGATTATTTTCTGCCTCTGCGTGCAAACGCATCGGTATCTATTCCCCGTGCGTTCAGCCAGTCACGGCTAAAGCCGGAAACAACCAGCGGTTTAGCCAGCAGGTCAGCCGGACAGGAGCTGCCGGTCAGCAGCAAATAGCACCGCAGTTCGGCGAGAAAGCTCTCGACCCAGCTGACGGCGGCGCCGACACCGCCGGTCTGCACCAGCCGCAATACCGGACCCGCCACTGCGACTGCCCGTCCACCAAGCGCGAAGGATTTAACAGCATCTAGCGGACTACGCACACCGCCTGACACAATCATATCCACTCCATCGGGCAAGCTGGCCGCCACTTCTGCCGCGCTGATCGCTGCCGGAATCCCCCAAGAGAGCGCCTCTGCGCTGACTTCATGGCGTCCGCGGGCCGCTTCGATCGCTGGGAAATTCGTGCCGCCCGCACCGCTGACATCGATAGCGCGAACACCGGATTGTACTAGACTTGTCGCCTGTTCTCCCGCTATGCCACAGCCAGTTTCCTTAGCAATAACAGGTACGTCTAAGCTGTGAACAATATCCTGAATTTTGGCGAGATAGCCAGTGAACGAACGGTCCCCTTCTGGCATCATTAGTTCCTGTGCCGGGTTGAGGTGAATCTGCAAAGCAGCGGCATCGATCATATCGACGGCCGCCTTGGCTTGCTCGACAGAAGCATGCGCTCCCAGATTAGCAAACAAGATGCCTGAGGGATTTACGTCTCTAATGATTGAATACGACGCAACAGCGGCAGGATCACGCAGAGCGGCGAATTGGGAGCCAACCGCCATTGCAGATCCTGTCAGGCGAGCCACTTCGGCCAGCTTGGCATTAACATCAGCCACATCATCTGTACCGCCGGTAATGGCGTTAATGATCAGGGGATGCGGCAAAGAAATGCCAGCGACTGCCGTTTCCAGCCTGATATCGTTTAGAGCCAATTCAGGCAAGCAGTTGTGCAGCAGCTGAAAGTCGGTAAACCGGCTATCTGCCGGTCCGTCATCAAGAGTTAGGGCATACTCGATATGATCAAGTTTTCTTGATCGTCTGAGAGCGATATCCGCTGACATTATTTTTTAAACAATTGGCTGAGCTTATCGCCCAGTTTGTCGCCGAGAGTTACACCGATACTGTTCTGTTGGCTAAGATAGCCTGTGTATTCTGCTCTCTCCGCATCCTGCTGCGCCTGCGCAATACTGAGCGAAATACGTTTTTGCTGGGTATCGATCGCCAGAACTTTGACCATGACTTCCTGGCCAGGTTTAACCACATCGTCAGCGCTGTTCACACGGTGATCGGCAAGCTCAGACAGATGCACAAGTCCTTCTACGCCCTGTTGAATTTGGACAAAAGCGCCAAA
This window contains:
- a CDS encoding carbon starvation protein A; the encoded protein is MNILSVVGLGTLILVIAYFTYGKFVSNRVFELDDSRVVAAVELEDGVDYEPTDAKYLAGQHFSAIAAAGPVTGPVIAGMTFGWVPTFLWIIIGTIFIGGLHDMGALVASIRSKASGIADTMKNYVSNRVWILFNVFIFFTLIMIIVAFTDITTASFVNTVIADDAVVGGGATATSSILYLILPVIMGFLLRYTKMSLGVATAIFLPLVAVSIWIGPYIPFNLQTIMGLETPQAAQKVWNVIIIVYCFIAGIVPVWALLQPRGHLGGYFLYATLVVAFIGILFGGFETKFPAWTNAFGGDNFWTPMFPMLFITVACGACSGFHSLVSSGTTSKQLKKESDAKPIGYGMMLAESVVALIALSCVMILPKGDALLGKSPNFIYANGLGSFMELIGISKAIGISFGLMAFTTFVYDTLDICTRLGRYIVQELTGWKGWSGRIISTLLIGGIPLVLMSITLTDPSGKPIAIWSLFWRTFGASNQLLAALALVGITVWLQRTAKNKKAWVATLIPAIFMFLMSSWALISTFTSYTFKKGVFTMPVGTNIVVPAMCLIYIVLAIWVVIECAPPIIRNAKNADPSIPPNLTFK
- the spoIIP gene encoding stage II sporulation protein P, encoding MKSRTKLALSFVIALALCILISSTGLAHERRDGGYFTIVDEAGSTVYETGRNIRVGDQFLTEQNKRYEVITIEGDTAKAKLIGTVNLSLYLPKEDSFFVKLLRPRIAAAAEEGGKVAIYHTHSDESYVPTDGSESKLGAGGIYKVGAAFAEGLKKNGLTPVLSDAKHDPHDDMAYERSRRTALQLVKNDQPAAVFDVHRDAVPPNVYSGTIDGEQISKVQLVVGKYGPTGKQIEDYAMKIKATSDQKHPGLVKGIFFAKGGDYNQDLHPRSMLIEVGAHTNDRESAEKGVAKFSDVMPAVLGNTAATPSNPNGPTGAGTTASGASGSTKSIGWILAALVGGAALFLILSTGSMKEAGSKAKQFFTTEFANFLGPLRRKKDKRDDDSDKK
- the fni gene encoding type 2 isopentenyl-diphosphate Delta-isomerase codes for the protein MSADIALRRSRKLDHIEYALTLDDGPADSRFTDFQLLHNCLPELALNDIRLETAVAGISLPHPLIINAITGGTDDVADVNAKLAEVARLTGSAMAVGSQFAALRDPAAVASYSIIRDVNPSGILFANLGAHASVEQAKAAVDMIDAAALQIHLNPAQELMMPEGDRSFTGYLAKIQDIVHSLDVPVIAKETGCGIAGEQATSLVQSGVRAIDVSGAGGTNFPAIEAARGRHEVSAEALSWGIPAAISAAEVAASLPDGVDMIVSGGVRSPLDAVKSFALGGRAVAVAGPVLRLVQTGGVGAAVSWVESFLAELRCYLLLTGSSCPADLLAKPLVVSGFSRDWLNARGIDTDAFARRGRK